Proteins encoded within one genomic window of Bombina bombina isolate aBomBom1 chromosome 1, aBomBom1.pri, whole genome shotgun sequence:
- the LOC128656534 gene encoding hemoglobin subunit beta-2-like, with protein sequence MVHWSTEERATINSVWSQVDVAREGADALTRLLVVYPWTQRYFSSFGNLSNATAIAGNVKVQAHGKKVLSSVGNAIQHLDDVKKSLSNLSEIHSQKLHVDPENFKRFGEVLIVVLASRLGTAFTPQVQATFEKFIAVLVAGLSARYL encoded by the exons ATGGTCCACTGGTCAACTGAAGAGAGAGCCACCATCAACTCCGTGTGGAGCCAGGTTGATGTTGCCAGGGAAGGTGCAGATGCCCTGACTAG GCTGTTGGTTGTGTACCCCTGGACCCAGAGGTATTTCAGCTCTTTTGGGAACCTCTCCAATGCCACAGCCATCGCTGGAAACGTCAAGGTCCAGGCTCATGGCAAGAAGGTCTTGTCCTCCGTTGGTAATGCCATCCAACATCTGGATGATGTGAAGAAATCTCTCTCCAACCTCAGTGAGATTCACTCACAGAAGCTGCACGTGGATCCCGAGAACTTCAAG CGCTTCGGAGAGGTCCTCATCGTTGTCTTGGCCAGCAGACTGGGCACAGCTTTCACCCCCCAAGTCCAGGCCACCTTTGAGAAATTCATTGCTGTCCTTGTCGCCGGTCTGAGCGCACGTTATCTGTGA